The genomic interval TTCCATTCCAAGTCCATGCCCTGTAGAATGACCGAAATAGTCACCATAGCCTTGTTCCTTGATATAATCCCTTGTCAGTGCATCTGCTTCTTTTCCGGTTATTCCCGGCTTAACTCCGTCAACACCAAGAAGTTGGGCCTTTAGAACAGTATCATAGATTGTATTTAATTCGGTACTAATTTCACCTACCGCAACAGTTCTCGTAATGTCTGAACAATAACCGTTGAATAATGCGCCGTAATCCATGGTAACTAGCTCACCGGATTGAATTTCTTTATCAGAAGCAACGCCATGTGGAAGCGCACCGCGATAGCCTGATGCAACAATAATATCAAAGCTGGACGATTCCGCACCTTGTTTCCGCATAAAAAATTCCAATTCATTAGCAATATCTATTTCTTTGGCACCAGGTTTGATATAACCTTGAATATGTTGAAATGCATCATCAGCTATTTGAGCCGCCTGCTTTAAAATACTTAGTTCATCCTTAGATTTAAACAGACGTAAAGCTTCTACCATTCCGCTCACACCGGTCAATTCAGCGTCAAATGTCTCTTTATACAGTTCATAGGAAGTGAAAGTTACATGGTCTTTCTCAAAACCGAGCCGTTTCACATTCATCTGGTTTAATTGGTCACGGATTTCCTGGTGAATTAACTGTTTATGTTCGACAACCGTAAACCCGTCTGCTTGTTCTCCTGCCTGTTCTATGTAACGAAAATCAGTAATAAACCGGGCATCGTCGTGACTGACAATGACCGCACCCGCAGTACCCGTGAATCCGGTCATATACCTTCTGTTTACAGGACTCGTAATTAAAATAGCATCGAGATTCACTTCTTCCAACTTTTGACGTAGTTTGTTTAATTTCCCCACTATACCATCCCTTTCTATTTGTTTTCCAAAAATGCCAGTGCAGCCAGTCGGTAGCTGTTCTTGCCAAAACCGACAATCTGTCCATAACACACGGCCGCCAGCATTGATTGGTGGCGAAACGTTTCCCGCTGATGAACGTTTGAAATATGCACTTCAATGACAGGTGTATCAATCGCTGCAATGGCATCACGCAGGGCGACACTTGTGTGGGTGTATGCGGCTGGGTTAAACAGAATGCCATCATACTTCCCATTTGCCCGATGAAGACAGTCAATCAATTCCCCCTCATGATTGGACTGGAAGCTATCCAGTTCACCCCCATATTCGCATACCAGTGCTGACAGCTCATGCTCAACTGTCTGTAGTGTGAATTCCCCGTAAACTTCTTTTTCCCGCTTACCAAGCAGATTAATATTCGGTCCATTAAGAAGCAAAAGACGATTCATTGCACTCATTCCTTTATCAATTCAGAATAGTTGCAGACTGCTATATTTTATCACAAACAACAGCATTTGAATAATGATAAAGGTTGAAAACATTGCAGGGCAATAAGTCATGGCACACTCGTGGTGCGGTTATTTTCGTTCCTCTTTAGCCTTTAATTGGTGCACTGCTTCATTGTAATCATACGAGATGGAATAACCAATAAACGTGCCATATAATATATATAAACAAACAGTCGAAACAATGGTATAGGCATTCAAGTCAACTAAAGACGGTACGTTCGGAAAAATTGGTTGCAATAAATAAAAAACAATTCCCCATAAAATGAGCCCGTAAGCACCCCCCATTAAAAATGTTTCTATTTTCTTAAAGAAAATGTAATAAATAAACGCAACCGCAATTGATAATAACCCTAAAATGATGATTGTCAGTGTGTTTCCTAGCCAGCTGTCCGTCCAGTCAGCTATGATCCATGAGCGCAGCAGGTAGCTTTTCGGTGTCACCTCTGAAAAATTAAAATAGTAAAGGGCAATTCCCAAAAAGCCAAAAACAATACCACCAACAAAACCTGTAATCAACGATCTGGAAAGTACAGTTAATGGCTCCTCTTGTTTATTCTGTTCCAGTTGCTTATCCTCTGTT from Lentibacillus cibarius carries:
- the aroQ gene encoding type II 3-dehydroquinate dehydratase translates to MNRLLLLNGPNINLLGKREKEVYGEFTLQTVEHELSALVCEYGGELDSFQSNHEGELIDCLHRANGKYDGILFNPAAYTHTSVALRDAIAAIDTPVIEVHISNVHQRETFRHQSMLAAVCYGQIVGFGKNSYRLAALAFLENK
- a CDS encoding M24 family metallopeptidase, whose translation is MGKLNKLRQKLEEVNLDAILITSPVNRRYMTGFTGTAGAVIVSHDDARFITDFRYIEQAGEQADGFTVVEHKQLIHQEIRDQLNQMNVKRLGFEKDHVTFTSYELYKETFDAELTGVSGMVEALRLFKSKDELSILKQAAQIADDAFQHIQGYIKPGAKEIDIANELEFFMRKQGAESSSFDIIVASGYRGALPHGVASDKEIQSGELVTMDYGALFNGYCSDITRTVAVGEISTELNTIYDTVLKAQLLGVDGVKPGITGKEADALTRDYIKEQGYGDYFGHSTGHGLGMEVHESPSLSFRSDKELKAGMVVTVEPGIYVPNVGGCRIEDDIVVTESGNDRLTSAPKDLIQL
- a CDS encoding YqhR family membrane protein produces the protein MGTEDKQLEQNKQEEPLTVLSRSLITGFVGGIVFGFLGIALYYFNFSEVTPKSYLLRSWIIADWTDSWLGNTLTIIILGLLSIAVAFIYYIFFKKIETFLMGGAYGLILWGIVFYLLQPIFPNVPSLVDLNAYTIVSTVCLYILYGTFIGYSISYDYNEAVHQLKAKEERK